In a genomic window of Oncorhynchus keta strain PuntledgeMale-10-30-2019 chromosome 26, Oket_V2, whole genome shotgun sequence:
- the LOC118358761 gene encoding E3 ubiquitin/ISG15 ligase TRIM25-like — translation MAQHAVLLDQDQFCCSVCLDVLKEPVTIPCGHSYCRSCIEGCWDQVVLKGVYSCPQCRETFTPRPTLRKKNMLAEVVEKLKRTGLQAASPPALCYAGPGDVACDVCTGXXXHKALMSCLACLASYCETHLQPHYESPAFKKHKLVKATTQLQEKICSHHDKLLEVFCRTDQQCICYQCLMDEHKGHDTVSASAERTEKQVRPEQLVGDCLINK, via the exons ATGGCTCAGCACGCAGTTCTGCTGGACCAGGACCAgttctgttgttctgtctgtctggatgtacTGAAGGAACCAGTCACCATCCCCTGtggacacagttactgtagaagcTGTATTGAGGGCTGCTGGGATCAGGTTGTTCTGAAAGGGGTCTATAGCTGTCCTCAGTGCAGAGAGACCTTCACTCCAAGGCCCACTCTGAGGAAAAAAAACATGTTGGCTGAGGTGGTGGAGAAACTGAAGAGGACAGGACTCCAGGCTGCTTCCCCTCCTGCTCTGTGCTATGCTGGACCTGGAGATGTGGCGTGTGATGTCTGCACTGG NNNNNNNNNGCATAAAGCCCTCATGTCCTGTCTGGCGTGTCTGGCCTCTTACTGTGAGACTCACCTCCAACCTCACTATGAATCTCCTGCTTTCAAGAAGCACAAGCTGGTCAAAGCCACCACACAACTACAGGAGAAGATCTGCTCTCATCATGACAAACTGCTGGAGGTTTTCTGTCGTACCGATCAGCAGTGTATCTGTTATCAGTGTCTGATGGATGAACATAAAGGCCATGATACAGTGTCAGCTTCAGCAGAGAGGACTGAGAAACAGGTAAGACCAGAACAACTTGTTGGTGACTGTCTgataaacaaataa